In Chloroflexota bacterium, a single window of DNA contains:
- a CDS encoding response regulator transcription factor: MPARILVIDDDPKVTVMLRRGLGYEGYTVDTAHGGQEGLQLAREHSPDLVVLDIMMPGMDGLEVCRRFRAEGNVPVLMLTARDGVADRVVGLNAGADDYLVKPFAFEELLARVRALLRRGQVPLPEKLEYGDLLLDTGSRRALRQGQEVKLTTTEYRLLELFLRHPHQVLPKEMLLERVWGYDFGGDSNVLEVYIRYLRNKLEAAGGSRLIHTMRGSGYVLRQE; this comes from the coding sequence GTGCCCGCACGCATTCTGGTTATTGATGACGACCCCAAGGTAACCGTGATGTTACGGCGGGGGCTGGGGTATGAGGGTTACACTGTGGACACAGCCCACGGCGGACAGGAGGGCCTGCAGTTGGCCCGTGAACATAGCCCAGACCTGGTAGTCCTGGACATTATGATGCCGGGCATGGACGGGCTGGAGGTCTGCCGCAGGTTTCGGGCAGAAGGGAATGTGCCCGTCCTGATGCTTACAGCCAGAGATGGCGTAGCTGACAGGGTCGTCGGTCTCAACGCGGGGGCTGACGACTACCTGGTAAAGCCCTTTGCTTTTGAAGAACTCCTGGCGCGGGTCCGGGCACTGCTGCGCCGCGGACAAGTCCCCTTGCCAGAGAAACTGGAGTATGGAGACCTTCTCCTGGATACCGGGAGCAGAAGGGCCCTTCGCCAGGGACAGGAAGTCAAGCTGACCACCACCGAATACAGGCTCCTGGAGCTGTTTCTGCGTCACCCCCACCAGGTGCTCCCCAAGGAAATGCTCCTGGAAAGGGTCTGGGGCTACGACTTCGGCGGCGATTCCAACGTGCTTGAGGTATATATCCGCTACCTCAGGAATAAACTGGAGGCGGCAGGAGGGAGCCGGCTTATCCACACCATGCGCGGCTCCGGCTACGTCCTGCGGCAGGAGTAG
- a CDS encoding HAMP domain-containing histidine kinase: protein MARYTENVVKSRISGRGQLLVAVLNQDYLIYRQFPFPMPPLETLEDEETIVQVLGEYGHVLAPSPRLGLNEIPVPPSVLETASQSTLTFYRTTIEGTSYQVGILPFAIRASGEPRGYVQVARSERIRAQTLSQLLLALIIGGAASIAVAWLMSWLTARTALKPIRETIETARAIALSGSFGRKLTPRHSLDELGQMVTAFNEMLKSLEEAQAAQQRFVADASHELRAPLTVIRGNLDLLERARDRPPLEQAEILGAARAEVERMSRLVADLLSLARADSGTRLQTAEVELDSVILEVYQHLLANSPHVRLSLSRLGPLRVLGDRDRLKQLVLILVDNAIRYTPAGGSVTLSLRSKGTRAIFAVADTGIGIDPADRPRLFERFYRSERAREMDPGGTGLGLAIARWIADDHGGEL from the coding sequence ATGGCCAGATACACTGAGAACGTCGTAAAATCCCGCATCTCTGGAAGGGGACAGCTTCTAGTCGCCGTGCTGAACCAGGACTACCTCATCTACAGGCAATTCCCCTTCCCGATGCCCCCTCTTGAGACGCTTGAAGACGAGGAGACGATAGTCCAGGTCCTTGGTGAATACGGCCATGTGCTGGCCCCGTCCCCCCGCCTGGGCCTGAACGAGATACCTGTGCCTCCCAGTGTCCTGGAAACGGCCTCCCAGAGCACCCTGACCTTCTACCGGACCACGATAGAGGGAACAAGCTACCAGGTTGGCATCCTCCCCTTCGCGATCCGGGCTTCAGGTGAGCCGAGGGGCTATGTGCAGGTGGCGAGGAGTGAAAGGATACGCGCCCAGACCCTTTCCCAACTGCTCCTCGCCCTCATCATTGGGGGAGCGGCCAGCATAGCCGTGGCCTGGCTGATGAGCTGGCTCACAGCCAGGACGGCTTTGAAGCCTATCCGGGAGACCATTGAGACAGCGCGGGCCATCGCCCTTTCCGGAAGCTTTGGCCGGAAACTGACGCCCAGGCACTCCCTTGATGAGCTGGGGCAGATGGTCACAGCCTTCAATGAGATGTTGAAGAGCCTGGAGGAAGCCCAGGCGGCGCAGCAACGGTTCGTTGCCGATGCCTCCCATGAGCTGAGGGCCCCCCTTACGGTCATCAGGGGCAATCTGGACCTCCTGGAGCGGGCCAGGGACAGGCCTCCCCTGGAGCAGGCAGAGATTCTCGGGGCTGCCCGGGCGGAGGTGGAAAGGATGTCCCGTCTGGTGGCAGACCTCCTCTCCCTTGCCCGGGCTGATTCAGGGACGCGCCTGCAAACGGCTGAGGTTGAGCTGGACTCGGTGATCCTGGAAGTCTATCAGCATCTACTGGCCAACTCCCCTCATGTCAGGCTCAGCCTGTCCCGCCTGGGACCCCTCCGGGTCTTGGGGGACCGCGACCGGTTGAAGCAGCTGGTGCTAATCCTCGTGGATAATGCCATCCGCTACACGCCGGCCGGCGGCAGTGTCACCCTCTCCCTGCGCTCCAAAGGAACCCGGGCTATTTTTGCTGTGGCCGATACCGGCATAGGGATTGACCCAGCGGACCGGCCTCGCCTCTTTGAGCGCTTTTACCGCTCGGAGCGGGCCCGAGAGATGGACCCGGGGGGCACCGGCCTGGGCCTGGCCATTGCCCGATGGATAGCTGATGACCACGGGGGAGAACT